A window from Anser cygnoides isolate HZ-2024a breed goose chromosome 1, Taihu_goose_T2T_genome, whole genome shotgun sequence encodes these proteins:
- the DNAJB13 gene encoding dnaJ homolog subfamily B member 13 isoform X2: MGQDYYAVLGLGRGASAADIQRAYRLLALKSHPLKCREPGARERFRQLAEAYDVLGDPVRKGIYDRFGEEGLKGGIPLECGDENAWAAGYVFHNNPDKVFKEFFGGDNPFAEFFAEDGSEAVVPFGGLQGRGALKRDPPIVRDLHLSLEDLFHGCTKKIKISRRVMNQDGRTSAIRDKILTIDVQPGWRQGTRITFEKEGDQGPNVIPADITFVVQEKPHPRFKRAGDHLTYVATIPLGKALVGCAVEVRTLDGRLLNVPVNDIVDPKYRKVVPGEGMPLPGDPRRRGDLLISFDIRFPKQLTPDKKTLLKSALLS, from the exons ATGGGGCAGGACTACTACGCCGTGCTGGGACTGGGCCGCGGCGCCTCCGCCGCCGACATCCAGCGGGC CTACCGCCTGCTGGCCCTGAAGAGCCACCCGCTGAAGTGCCGCGAGCCCGGGGCGCGGGAGAGGTTCAGGCAGCTGGCCGAAGCCTACGACGTGCTCGGCGACC CTGTGAGGAAAGGCATCTACGACAGGTTCGGGGAAGAAGGTCTCAAAGGCGGCATCCCCCTAGAGTGCGGCGATGAGAACGCCTGGGCGGCCGGCTACGTGTTTCACAACAACCCTGACAAGGTCTTCAAGGAGTTCTTTGGCGGCGACAACCCCTTCGCGG AATTCTTTGCTGAGGACGGCTCGGAGGCGGTTGTGCCCTTCGGGGGGCTGCAAGGCCGCGGCGCGCTGAAGCGAGACCCCCCGATCGTGCGGGATCTCCACCTCTCCCTCGAGGATCTCTTCCACGGCTGCACCAAGAAGATCAAGATCTCCCGCAGG GTGATGAACCAAGACGGCCGAACGAGCGCCATCAGGGACAAGATCCTGACCATCGATGTGCAGCCGGGGTGGAGGCAAGGCACCAGGATCACCTTCGAGAAGGAAGGAGACCAG GGTCCCAATGTCATTCCAGCGGACATCACCTTCGTTGTCCAGGAGAAACCCCACCCGAGGTTCAAAAGGGCCGGCGACCACCTCACCTACGTGGCCACCATCCCCCTGGGAAAG GCGCTGGTCGGCTGCGCGGTGGAGGTGAGGACGCTGGACGGGCGGCTGCTCAACGTCCCCGTCAACGACATCGTGGA CCCCAAGTACCGCAAGGTGGTGCCCGGCGAGGGGATGCCGCTGCCCGGGGACCCCAGGCGCAGAGGCGACCTGCTCATCTCCTTCGACATCCGCTTCCCCAAGCAGCTCACGCCCGACAAGAAAACGCTCCTGAAGAGCGCGCTGCTCTCCTAG
- the DNAJB13 gene encoding dnaJ homolog subfamily B member 13 isoform X1 gives MGQDYYAVLGLGRGASAADIQRAYRLLALKSHPLKCREPGARERFRQLAEAYDVLGDPVRKGIYDRFGEEGLKGGIPLECGDENAWAAGYVFHNNPDKVFKEFFGGDNPFAEFFAEDGSEAVVPFGGLQGRGALKRDPPIVRDLHLSLEDLFHGCTKKIKISRRVMNQDGRTSAIRDKILTIDVQPGWRQGTRITFEKEGDQGPNVIPADITFVVQEKPHPRFKRAGDHLTYVATIPLGKPQVPQGGARRGDAAARGPQAQRRPAHLLRHPLPQAAHARQENAPEERAALLANKALPPALRTRDFPQDPGSSWLCGDGAAASSAAAGSQRGFWGEQERRALPSRAAGGWCWRGSGAGRDGAAPVDGTARGWS, from the exons ATGGGGCAGGACTACTACGCCGTGCTGGGACTGGGCCGCGGCGCCTCCGCCGCCGACATCCAGCGGGC CTACCGCCTGCTGGCCCTGAAGAGCCACCCGCTGAAGTGCCGCGAGCCCGGGGCGCGGGAGAGGTTCAGGCAGCTGGCCGAAGCCTACGACGTGCTCGGCGACC CTGTGAGGAAAGGCATCTACGACAGGTTCGGGGAAGAAGGTCTCAAAGGCGGCATCCCCCTAGAGTGCGGCGATGAGAACGCCTGGGCGGCCGGCTACGTGTTTCACAACAACCCTGACAAGGTCTTCAAGGAGTTCTTTGGCGGCGACAACCCCTTCGCGG AATTCTTTGCTGAGGACGGCTCGGAGGCGGTTGTGCCCTTCGGGGGGCTGCAAGGCCGCGGCGCGCTGAAGCGAGACCCCCCGATCGTGCGGGATCTCCACCTCTCCCTCGAGGATCTCTTCCACGGCTGCACCAAGAAGATCAAGATCTCCCGCAGG GTGATGAACCAAGACGGCCGAACGAGCGCCATCAGGGACAAGATCCTGACCATCGATGTGCAGCCGGGGTGGAGGCAAGGCACCAGGATCACCTTCGAGAAGGAAGGAGACCAG GGTCCCAATGTCATTCCAGCGGACATCACCTTCGTTGTCCAGGAGAAACCCCACCCGAGGTTCAAAAGGGCCGGCGACCACCTCACCTACGTGGCCACCATCCCCCTGGGAAAG CCCCAAGTACCGCAAGGTGGTGCCCGGCGAGGGGATGCCGCTGCCCGGGGACCCCAGGCGCAGAGGCGACCTGCTCATCTCCTTCGACATCCGCTTCCCCAAGCAGCTCACGCCCGACAAGAAAACGCTCCTGAAGAGCGCGCTGCTCTCCTAGCCAATAAAGCTCTGCCGCCAGCGCTGCGGACGAGGGATTTCCCCCAGGACCCGGGCTCCTCGTGGCTTTGTGGTGACGGGGCGGCtgccagctcagctgctgcGGGGTCAcagagggggttttggggggaacaGGAGCGCCGGGCTCTGCCCTCgcgggctgctgggggctggtgCTGGCGGGGAAGCGGAGCGGGACGGGACGGCGCAGCCCCCGTGGATGGCACCGCGCGGGGCTGGAGTTAA
- the DNAJB13 gene encoding dnaJ homolog subfamily B member 13 isoform X3, which translates to MGQDYYAVLGLGRGASAADIQRAYRLLALKSHPLKCREPGARERFRQLAEAYDVLGDPVRKGIYDRFGEEGLKGGIPLECGDENAWAAGYVFHNNPDKVFKEFFGGDNPFAEFFAEDGSEAVVPFGGLQGRGALKRDPPIVRDLHLSLEDLFHGCTKKIKISRRVMNQDGRTSAIRDKILTIDVQPGWRQGTRITFEKEGDQGPNVIPADITFVVQEKPHPRFKRAGDHLTYVATIPLGKPGGPAVSRRRWSAARWR; encoded by the exons ATGGGGCAGGACTACTACGCCGTGCTGGGACTGGGCCGCGGCGCCTCCGCCGCCGACATCCAGCGGGC CTACCGCCTGCTGGCCCTGAAGAGCCACCCGCTGAAGTGCCGCGAGCCCGGGGCGCGGGAGAGGTTCAGGCAGCTGGCCGAAGCCTACGACGTGCTCGGCGACC CTGTGAGGAAAGGCATCTACGACAGGTTCGGGGAAGAAGGTCTCAAAGGCGGCATCCCCCTAGAGTGCGGCGATGAGAACGCCTGGGCGGCCGGCTACGTGTTTCACAACAACCCTGACAAGGTCTTCAAGGAGTTCTTTGGCGGCGACAACCCCTTCGCGG AATTCTTTGCTGAGGACGGCTCGGAGGCGGTTGTGCCCTTCGGGGGGCTGCAAGGCCGCGGCGCGCTGAAGCGAGACCCCCCGATCGTGCGGGATCTCCACCTCTCCCTCGAGGATCTCTTCCACGGCTGCACCAAGAAGATCAAGATCTCCCGCAGG GTGATGAACCAAGACGGCCGAACGAGCGCCATCAGGGACAAGATCCTGACCATCGATGTGCAGCCGGGGTGGAGGCAAGGCACCAGGATCACCTTCGAGAAGGAAGGAGACCAG GGTCCCAATGTCATTCCAGCGGACATCACCTTCGTTGTCCAGGAGAAACCCCACCCGAGGTTCAAAAGGGCCGGCGACCACCTCACCTACGTGGCCACCATCCCCCTGGGAAAG CCCGGGGGCCCTGCTGTGTCCCGCAGGCGCTGGTCGGCTGCGCGGTGGAGGTGA